The proteins below come from a single Eucalyptus grandis isolate ANBG69807.140 chromosome 3, ASM1654582v1, whole genome shotgun sequence genomic window:
- the LOC104447424 gene encoding disease resistance protein RPV1-like isoform X1 — MSKRDQLMKLAGESSWFGSGSRIIITTRNTEFLAPETDTLDDNIVPMHHRDFSFYEMKELQFHHALQLFSKHSFESDSPPHDYIKISREIVETTGGLPLALEVLGSLLYSKGKKTWKDTLKKLKEVPNQDVQKKLLISYENLEYEQQQIFLDIACHCIGEERISAYYMWKACDFFPNTGVRVLIHLSLIKLKHDRLWMHDQLRDLGREIVRRECFIVPGKRSRLWHPTVALEVVQNNLGTENIVALKLTRLADGHNFTSGEFSRLPSLRFLELDGGNFVGDFKNLLSKLTWLSWRHCPSKLHATGLCLRNLAVLKLLESNITEDWNGWGACMVNDKLKVIYLASCNYLKRTPDFSKCMNLKNLVLKDCARLEEIDSFINQLGRLKYLEIKGKDHLPQRNILLTVPLLLDSIGGLKSLSMLKVEYHDGVRKLPHSIGELLGLKHLSLHSCCNLRELPDSIGKLRSLLHLDLKHTGVSALPDSIGRLESLLRLILSHTQIAELPRSIGNLKRLELMHLSYTKIRELPKGIWTLENLEELLVNVCNNFEGEIPSEIARLSQLKILDLSWTKVSRLPMTINRLFNLGVLEIRSCTRLQSLPDLPTSLTDLHLASSSLQLNEDKFYIQT, encoded by the exons ATGAGCAAGAGAGACCAACTCATGAAGCTAGCTGGTGAGTCAAGTTGGTTTGGTTCGGGAAGCAGAATTATTATCACAACTAGAAACACCGAATTTTTGGCTCCCGAAACTGACACCCTAGATGACAATATCGTCCCTATGCATCACCGAGATTTCTCTTTCTATGAAATGAAGGAATTGCAGTTTCACCATGCTCTTCAACTATTCAGCAAGCACTCCTTTGAAAGTGACTCACCTCCACATGACTACATCAAAATTTCACGTGAAATTGTTGAAACCACTGGAGGACTACCATTGGCTCTCGAGGTTTTAGGTTCTTTACTCTATTCAAAAGGCAAGAAAACATGGAAAGAcacattgaagaaattgaaggaagTGCCCAATCAAGATGTCCAGAAAAAGTTGTTGATAAGTTATGAAAATTTAGAATACGAGcaacaacaaatttttcttgatatcgcATGTCATTGCATTGGTGAAGAAAGAATCTCCGCATATTACATGTGGAAAGCTTGTGATTTTTTCCCAAATACCGGAGTCCGTGTTCTTATTCATTTGTCTTTGATAAAACTCAAGCATGATAGATTGTGGATGCACGACCAACTcagagatcttggaagagagATTGTCAGGCGAGAATGCTTTATAGTTCCTGGAAAGCGCAGTAGATTGTGGCATCCGACGGTTGCCTTAGAAGTGGTTCAGAATAACCTG GGAACAGAAAACATTGTAGCACTCAAACTCACAAGACTTGCCGACGGGCATAATTTTACGAGTGGTGAATTTTCAAGGCTGCCTAGTTTAAGATTCCTTGAATTGGATGGGGGAAACTTTGTAGGAGACTTCAAAAATCTTCTCTCTAAGCTGACATGGCTCTCTTGGCGTCATTGCCCTTCAAAACTACATGCCACTGGTTTATGTCTAAGGAACTTGGCTGTTCTCAAGCTTTTAGAGAGCAATATTACTGAAGACTGGAATGGATGGGGAGCATGCATG GTAAATGACAAGCTGAAAGTCATATATTTGGCAAGCTGCAATTATTTAAAGAGGACACCCGACTTCTCCAAGTGCATGAATTTGAAAAACCTGGTTCTCAAAGATTGTGCAAGATTGGAAGAAATTGATAGCTTTATTAATCAACTAGGCCGCCTGAAGTATTTGGAAATCAAAGGGAAGGATCATTTGCCGCagagaaatattttactaaCCGTTCCTCTATTACTAGACTCAATTGGTGGTCTAAAATCCTTGTCAATGCTAAAGGTGGAATATCACGATGGGGTTAGAAAACTTCCGCACTCAATAGGAGAATTATTGGGTTTGAAGCATCTATCTTTACATAGTTGTTGCAACCTTAGAGAGCTTCCGGATTCTATTGGAAAGTTGAGATCGCTCCTCCATTTGGATTTAAAACACACTGGTGTAAGTGCATTACCAGATTCCATCGGAAGACTAGAATCGCTACTCAGATTGATTCTATCTCATACACAAATTGCAGAATTACCCCGTTCTATTGGCAACCTTAAACGGTTAGAGCTCATGCATTTGTCTTATACTAAGATAAGAGAGTTACCGAAGGGCATATGGACTCTAGAGAATCTTGAGGAGCTACTTGTCAATGTGTGTAACAATTTCGAGGGTGAAATTCCAAGTGAAATTGCAAGACTATCTCAATTGAAGATTCTGGACTTGTCCTGGACAAAGGTTAGTAGACTGCCAATGACAATCAATCGGCTCTTTAACCTCGGAGTACTTGAAATAAGGTCTTGTACGAGGCTTCAATCACTACCAGATCTCCCCACAAGTTTAACAGACCTACATTTAGCATCTTCGTCATTGCAG TTGAACGAGGACAAATTCTACATCCAAACCTAG
- the LOC104440472 gene encoding pentatricopeptide repeat-containing protein At5g18950 has protein sequence MAGARSSLAIFLRHNHRGFRRNPSSRGHVRRLSVGGDDGRRGETRSLSEIAEEVCRITRTRPRWEATLASEFPSVDFSDPGFFRELFRRQRNAFLSLRFFRWAASRRGAPPDPASCALLFDALVAAKSPGAAKSVLGTPGFSPGADSLERYVRCASEGGLLEDAVDGFFRLGESGACPSSIETWNSVLKCCLEARRTDLVLEFYEEMVKSGVVRNANAETVGHLIRAFCEGGNLLRGYELLWQGIEGGLIPQYSTFIWLISGFCRQGDYAKVSQILHLMIAKDRAPDMFTYQEVINGLCKNGRQLEAYRIFNDLKDRGYFPDRVVYTTLIHGFCDIGQIGEARKLWFEMIRKGFVPNEHTYTSLIHGFFKSGKVEEAKKLFDEMCCKGHGESTAVYNMMISGLSIHGRLDEAVGMFEEMPQKGIARNQITYDTLVQGYCREGKITDSRDLLNELSLQGVVPSSSSYAALLEKLIELGELEGVKLVLSDMQNKGVKLLASTWDRIVNGLCKRGFVTEAMGCLVDMLNRNIQPRKTTFNVLIQNLLQGDSLDDCELVLDTMFRMGYVLEEGMCHSLVNKICKQNRNFGETCMAKILEGN, from the coding sequence ATGGCCGGAGCTCGCTCGTCCCTCGCGATCTTCCTCCGCCATAACCACCGCGGCTTCCGGCGGAACCCTAGCTCTCGCGGTCACGTCAGACGCCTCAGCgtcggcggcgacgacggccgCCGGGGCGAGACCCGCTCGCTCTCGGAGATCGCCGAGGAGGTCTGCAGGATCACGCGGACGAGGCCCAGGTGGGAGGCGACCCTGGCTTCCGAGTTCCCCTCCGTCGATTTCTCGGACCCGGGGTTCTTCCGCGAGCTGTTCCGGCGGCAGAGGAACGCCTTCCTCTCGCTGCGCTTCTTCCGCTGGGCCGCCTCGCGCCGCGGCGCCCCGCCCGACCCGGCCTCGTGCGCGCTGCTGTTCGACGCCCTGGTCGCGGCCAAGTCGCCCGGCGCCGCGAAGTCGGTGCTCGGGACCCCAGGGTTCTCGCCCGGGGCGGATTCGCTGGAGCGTTACGTGCGCTGCGCCTCCGAGGGCGGCCTGCTCGAGGACGCGGTCGACGGGTTCTTCCGATTGGGGGAGTCGGGGGCTTGCCCGTCGTCGATCGAGACGTGGAATTCGGTGCTGAAATGCTGTCTCGAGGCTCGGAGGACCGACCTCGTGCTGGAGTTCTATGAGGAGATGGTGAAATCGGGGGTCGTGCGCAATGCGAATGCCGAGACCGTTGGGCACCTGATTCGAGCCTTTTGCGAAGGCGGGAATCTGTTGAGAGGTTATGAGTTGCTTTGGCAAGGGATCGAAGGCGGATTGATACCTCAGTATTCGACTTTCATTTGGTTGATATCTGGGTTTTGTAGGCAGGGGGATTATGCGAAGGTGTCCCAAATACTCCACTTGATGATCGCGAAGGACCGTGCTCCGGATATGTTCACATATCAGGAAGTCATTAATGGGCTCTGCAAGAATGGGAGGCAGCTCGAGGCTTATCGGATTTTTAATGATCTAAAGGATAGAGGGTACTTTCCGGACAGGGTCGTGTACACTACATTGATTCACGGGTTCTGCGACATCGGACAGATTGGTGAGGCGAGGAAGTTGTGGTTTGAAATGATTCGTAAAGGCTTTGTCCCTAATGAGCACACTTACACTTCACTGATTCACGGGTTTTTCAAAAGCGGGAAAGTAGAAGAGGCCAAAAAACTGTTTGACGAAATGTGTTGTAAAGGTCATGGAGAGAGCACAGCAGTTTACAACATGATGATTTCTGGGTTATCTATACATGGGCGGTTAGATGAAGCTGTTGGCATGTTTGAAGAAATGCCTCAGAAGGGCATTGCTCGTAATCAGATCACCTATGACACTTTAGTACAGGGCTATTGCAGGGAAGGAAAGATAACTGATTCTAGAGATCTCTTGAACGAGCTATCACTACAGGGTGTAGTTCCATCAAGTTCATCTTATGCTGCACTTCTTGAAAAGCTCATTGAGCTGGGAGAATTGGAAGGAGTGAAGTTGGTATTGAGTGATATGCAAAACAAGGGTGTAAAACTATTGGCTAGTACTTGGGATCGAATTGTTAATGGATTGTGCAAAAGGGGATTCGTAACTGAGGCGATGGGCTGCTTGGTTGACATGCTAAACAGAAACATCCAGCCTCGTAAGACGACTTTCAATGTGCTTATTCAGAACCTCTTACAAGGTGATAGCTTAGATGATTGTGAACTTGTGTTAGACACTATGTTCAGGATGGGTTATGTTTTGGAAGAAGGCATGTGCCATTCCCTGGTCAATAAAATTTGTAAACAAAATAGGAACTTTGGAGAAACATGTATGGCAAAGATTCTTGAAGGGAACTGA
- the LOC104447424 gene encoding TMV resistance protein N-like isoform X4, whose protein sequence is MRKREGGSSGAARAFGRIMKDTFEDFPKSFQITGMECPKGKSLPLGGESSSSSRRDYEVFLSFRGPDTRLTITDSLYAAMIRAGICVFKDDEELRVGEEIGGELLRAISNSKIYIPIFSKDYASSKWCLREVAYMVECRKRDEKVILPIFYGVDASDLKLRTGSYGKALRKHKRQSGEDTTKQWEEALREVARIKGWNLKDYGETGVMAWWEFTIRWKPL, encoded by the exons ATGAGAAAGAGGGAAGGGGGAAGTTCTGGGGCAGCTCGCGCATTTGGCCGGATCATGAAAGATACATTCGAAGACTTCCCCAAGTCATTTCAG ATCACAGGAATGGAATGTCCCAAAGGAAAGTCTCTCCCCCTCGGTGGtgaatcttcatcatcatcaaggaGGGACTACGAGgtgttcttgagcttcagaGGGCCCGACACTCGGTTAACCATCACGGACTCTCTCTACGCGGCCATGATCCGAGCCGGGATTTGTGTCTTcaaagatgatgaagagctccGTGTTGGGGAAGAGATCGGAGGCGAGCTTTTGAGAGCAATCTCCAATTCGAAAATCTACATACCGATCTTCTCTAAAGACTATGCTTCCAGTAAATGGTGTCTCCGTGAGGTCGCATACATGGTGGAGTGTAGGAAGAGAGACGAGAAAGTGATCTTGCCCATCTTCTATGGGGTGGATGCATCCGATCTTAAGCTCAGAACTGGATCGTATGGTAAGGCCCTGCGAAAGCATAAGAGACAGTCTGGTGAAGATACAACAAAGCAGTGGGAGGAGGCCCTTAGAGAAGTCGCTAGAATTAAGGGATGGAACTTAAAAGATTACGG AGAAACTGGTGTGATGGCTTGGTGGGAATTCACGATCAGATGGAAGCCATTATGA
- the LOC104438344 gene encoding fe-S cluster assembly factor HCF101, chloroplastic isoform X3, translating to MLLKSPTEQRTVFLGEFSRTIGNLLLYPATMASKLQMGISQTARLEFPAAKAASVEESTSAVSAQTAESDVLKALSQIIDPDFGTDIVSCGFVKDLLIDEALGEVSFRLKLTTPACPIKDMFEQQANEVVANLHWVKNVKVTMSAQPAKPVFTGELPPGLQTISNIIAVSSCKNPEKRSIIPTEYLGVKLVSFGFAGQGRAIMRGPMVSGVIDQLLTTTEWGELDYLVIDMPPGTGDIQLTLCQVVPLTAAVIVTTPQKLAFIDVAKGVRMFSKLKRYYPLDRGSGSQVVQQFGIPHLFNLPIRPTLSASGDSGMPEVVADPLGEVAKTFQDLGVCVVQQCAKIRQQVSTAVTHDKVIKAIKVKVPDSDEEFFLHPTTVRRNDRSAQSVDEWTGEQKLQYSDVPEDIEPEEIRPMGNYAVSIVWPDGFSQIAPYDQLQTIERLVGVRA from the exons ATGCTGCTCAAAAGTCCAACCGAACAGAG GACCGTGTTTCTTGGCGAATTCTCTCGCACCATCGGCAACCTGCTCTTGTATCCAGCAACAATGGCTTCGAAGCTCCAGATGGGTATCTCGCAAACCGCCCGTCTCGAATTCCCTGCAGCTAAGGCTGCTTCAGTGGAag AGAGTACTTCTGCAGTTTCAGCTCAGACAGCTGAAAGTGATGTGCTGAAAGCCTTGTCTCAAATTATTGATCCTGACTTTGGAACGGACATTGTTTCATGTGGTTTTGTTAAGGACCTCCTCATAGATGAAGCTCTTGGAGAG GTTTCGTTCCGGTTAAAGCTCACTACACCTGCATGTCCAATCAAGGACATG TTTGAGCAGCAGGCAAATGAGGTGGTGGCTAATCTTCATTGGGTCAAGAATGTTAAAGTAACCATGTCAGCACAACCAGCAAAACCTGTTTTCACAGGTGAACTTCCTCCAGGGTTACAGACGATCTCAAACATTATAGCAGTTTCAAGCTGCAAG AACCCAGAGAAAAGAAGCATAATTCCCACAGAATACCTAGGAGTGAAGCTGgtatcttttggatttgctggACAAGGCCGTGCAATTATGCGAGGTCCAATGGTTTCTGGTGTCATAGACCAACTCTTGACTACTACTGAGTG GGGTGAGTTGGATTACCTTGTTATTGACATGCCACCGGGGACTGGTGACATTCAGCTTACATTATGCCAG GTTGTACCCTTGACAGCTGCTGTCATTGTTACCACCCCTCAAAAGCTTGCCTTTATAGATGTAGCAAAGGGAGTTCGCATGTTCTCAAAACTTAAG CGCTATTACCCACTTGATAGAGGATCAGGCTCTCAG GTTGTCCAGCAGTTCGGAATTCCTCATTTATTCAATCTTCCCATTAGACCAACG TTATCAGCCTCTGGAGATAGTGGAATGCCAGAAGTTGTGGCAGATCCTCTAGGAGAAGTTGCCAAGACATTCCAGGACCTCGGAGTGTGTGTCGTGCAACAGTGTGCCAAGATTCGTCAACAAG TGTCAACAGCCGTAACTCATGATAAAGTAATCAAGGCAATCAAAGTGAAGGTTCCAGATTCAGACGAGGAGTTCTTTCTACACCCCACGACCGTGAGAAGAAATGACCGATCAGCTCAAAGTGTG GATGAGTGGACAGGGGAGCAAAAACTGCAGTATTCCGATGTTCCAGAAGACATCGAACCAGAAGAGATTCGGCCAATGGGAAACTATGCCGTGTCCATAGTTTGGCCAGACGGTTTTAGTCAG ATTGCTCCATATGATCAGTTGCAAACGATTGAGCGTCTGGTCGGTGTTCGTGCGTAG
- the LOC104438344 gene encoding fe-S cluster assembly factor HCF101, chloroplastic isoform X2: MLLKSPTEQRTVFLGEFSRTIGNLLLYPATMASKLQMGISQTARLEFPAAKAASVEVSAQTAESDVLKALSQIIDPDFGTDIVSCGFVKDLLIDEALGEVSFRLKLTTPACPIKDMFEQQANEVVANLHWVKNVKVTMSAQPAKPVFTGELPPGLQTISNIIAVSSCKNPEKRSIIPTEYLGVKLVSFGFAGQGRAIMRGPMVSGVIDQLLTTTEWGELDYLVIDMPPGTGDIQLTLCQVVPLTAAVIVTTPQKLAFIDVAKGVRMFSKLKVPCVAAVENMCHFDADGKRYYPLDRGSGSQVVQQFGIPHLFNLPIRPTLSASGDSGMPEVVADPLGEVAKTFQDLGVCVVQQCAKIRQQVSTAVTHDKVIKAIKVKVPDSDEEFFLHPTTVRRNDRSAQSVDEWTGEQKLQYSDVPEDIEPEEIRPMGNYAVSIVWPDGFSQIAPYDQLQTIERLVGVRA, encoded by the exons ATGCTGCTCAAAAGTCCAACCGAACAGAG GACCGTGTTTCTTGGCGAATTCTCTCGCACCATCGGCAACCTGCTCTTGTATCCAGCAACAATGGCTTCGAAGCTCCAGATGGGTATCTCGCAAACCGCCCGTCTCGAATTCCCTGCAGCTAAGGCTGCTTCAGTGGAag TTTCAGCTCAGACAGCTGAAAGTGATGTGCTGAAAGCCTTGTCTCAAATTATTGATCCTGACTTTGGAACGGACATTGTTTCATGTGGTTTTGTTAAGGACCTCCTCATAGATGAAGCTCTTGGAGAG GTTTCGTTCCGGTTAAAGCTCACTACACCTGCATGTCCAATCAAGGACATG TTTGAGCAGCAGGCAAATGAGGTGGTGGCTAATCTTCATTGGGTCAAGAATGTTAAAGTAACCATGTCAGCACAACCAGCAAAACCTGTTTTCACAGGTGAACTTCCTCCAGGGTTACAGACGATCTCAAACATTATAGCAGTTTCAAGCTGCAAG AACCCAGAGAAAAGAAGCATAATTCCCACAGAATACCTAGGAGTGAAGCTGgtatcttttggatttgctggACAAGGCCGTGCAATTATGCGAGGTCCAATGGTTTCTGGTGTCATAGACCAACTCTTGACTACTACTGAGTG GGGTGAGTTGGATTACCTTGTTATTGACATGCCACCGGGGACTGGTGACATTCAGCTTACATTATGCCAG GTTGTACCCTTGACAGCTGCTGTCATTGTTACCACCCCTCAAAAGCTTGCCTTTATAGATGTAGCAAAGGGAGTTCGCATGTTCTCAAAACTTAAG GTACCCTGTGTTGCTGCTGTGGAAAATATGTGCCACTTTGATGCCGATGGAAAGCGCTATTACCCACTTGATAGAGGATCAGGCTCTCAG GTTGTCCAGCAGTTCGGAATTCCTCATTTATTCAATCTTCCCATTAGACCAACG TTATCAGCCTCTGGAGATAGTGGAATGCCAGAAGTTGTGGCAGATCCTCTAGGAGAAGTTGCCAAGACATTCCAGGACCTCGGAGTGTGTGTCGTGCAACAGTGTGCCAAGATTCGTCAACAAG TGTCAACAGCCGTAACTCATGATAAAGTAATCAAGGCAATCAAAGTGAAGGTTCCAGATTCAGACGAGGAGTTCTTTCTACACCCCACGACCGTGAGAAGAAATGACCGATCAGCTCAAAGTGTG GATGAGTGGACAGGGGAGCAAAAACTGCAGTATTCCGATGTTCCAGAAGACATCGAACCAGAAGAGATTCGGCCAATGGGAAACTATGCCGTGTCCATAGTTTGGCCAGACGGTTTTAGTCAG ATTGCTCCATATGATCAGTTGCAAACGATTGAGCGTCTGGTCGGTGTTCGTGCGTAG
- the LOC104438344 gene encoding fe-S cluster assembly factor HCF101, chloroplastic isoform X1, whose product MLLKSPTEQRTVFLGEFSRTIGNLLLYPATMASKLQMGISQTARLEFPAAKAASVEESTSAVSAQTAESDVLKALSQIIDPDFGTDIVSCGFVKDLLIDEALGEVSFRLKLTTPACPIKDMFEQQANEVVANLHWVKNVKVTMSAQPAKPVFTGELPPGLQTISNIIAVSSCKNPEKRSIIPTEYLGVKLVSFGFAGQGRAIMRGPMVSGVIDQLLTTTEWGELDYLVIDMPPGTGDIQLTLCQVVPLTAAVIVTTPQKLAFIDVAKGVRMFSKLKVPCVAAVENMCHFDADGKRYYPLDRGSGSQVVQQFGIPHLFNLPIRPTLSASGDSGMPEVVADPLGEVAKTFQDLGVCVVQQCAKIRQQVSTAVTHDKVIKAIKVKVPDSDEEFFLHPTTVRRNDRSAQSVDEWTGEQKLQYSDVPEDIEPEEIRPMGNYAVSIVWPDGFSQIAPYDQLQTIERLVGVRA is encoded by the exons ATGCTGCTCAAAAGTCCAACCGAACAGAG GACCGTGTTTCTTGGCGAATTCTCTCGCACCATCGGCAACCTGCTCTTGTATCCAGCAACAATGGCTTCGAAGCTCCAGATGGGTATCTCGCAAACCGCCCGTCTCGAATTCCCTGCAGCTAAGGCTGCTTCAGTGGAag AGAGTACTTCTGCAGTTTCAGCTCAGACAGCTGAAAGTGATGTGCTGAAAGCCTTGTCTCAAATTATTGATCCTGACTTTGGAACGGACATTGTTTCATGTGGTTTTGTTAAGGACCTCCTCATAGATGAAGCTCTTGGAGAG GTTTCGTTCCGGTTAAAGCTCACTACACCTGCATGTCCAATCAAGGACATG TTTGAGCAGCAGGCAAATGAGGTGGTGGCTAATCTTCATTGGGTCAAGAATGTTAAAGTAACCATGTCAGCACAACCAGCAAAACCTGTTTTCACAGGTGAACTTCCTCCAGGGTTACAGACGATCTCAAACATTATAGCAGTTTCAAGCTGCAAG AACCCAGAGAAAAGAAGCATAATTCCCACAGAATACCTAGGAGTGAAGCTGgtatcttttggatttgctggACAAGGCCGTGCAATTATGCGAGGTCCAATGGTTTCTGGTGTCATAGACCAACTCTTGACTACTACTGAGTG GGGTGAGTTGGATTACCTTGTTATTGACATGCCACCGGGGACTGGTGACATTCAGCTTACATTATGCCAG GTTGTACCCTTGACAGCTGCTGTCATTGTTACCACCCCTCAAAAGCTTGCCTTTATAGATGTAGCAAAGGGAGTTCGCATGTTCTCAAAACTTAAG GTACCCTGTGTTGCTGCTGTGGAAAATATGTGCCACTTTGATGCCGATGGAAAGCGCTATTACCCACTTGATAGAGGATCAGGCTCTCAG GTTGTCCAGCAGTTCGGAATTCCTCATTTATTCAATCTTCCCATTAGACCAACG TTATCAGCCTCTGGAGATAGTGGAATGCCAGAAGTTGTGGCAGATCCTCTAGGAGAAGTTGCCAAGACATTCCAGGACCTCGGAGTGTGTGTCGTGCAACAGTGTGCCAAGATTCGTCAACAAG TGTCAACAGCCGTAACTCATGATAAAGTAATCAAGGCAATCAAAGTGAAGGTTCCAGATTCAGACGAGGAGTTCTTTCTACACCCCACGACCGTGAGAAGAAATGACCGATCAGCTCAAAGTGTG GATGAGTGGACAGGGGAGCAAAAACTGCAGTATTCCGATGTTCCAGAAGACATCGAACCAGAAGAGATTCGGCCAATGGGAAACTATGCCGTGTCCATAGTTTGGCCAGACGGTTTTAGTCAG ATTGCTCCATATGATCAGTTGCAAACGATTGAGCGTCTGGTCGGTGTTCGTGCGTAG
- the LOC104447424 gene encoding TMV resistance protein N-like isoform X3: MRKREGGSSGAARAFGRIMKDTFEDFPKSFQITGMECPKGKSLPLGGESSSSSRRDYEVFLSFRGPDTRLTITDSLYAAMIRAGICVFKDDEELRVGEEIGGELLRAISNSKIYIPIFSKDYASSKWCLREVAYMVECRKRDEKVILPIFYGVDASDLKLRTGSYGKALRKHKRQSGEDTTKQWEEALREVARIKGWNLKDYGQDKLIALVLEEVSDKLMPTQRNWCDGLVGIHDQMEAIMKLLGLGTSDVRFVVIHGMGGIGKTTLAKAIFKRISSQFQSCSFLSDIRENDILSLQKKLSSDILGIRHFKVIDADEGRDVIKQKLMIRKSSLFLMT, encoded by the exons ATGAGAAAGAGGGAAGGGGGAAGTTCTGGGGCAGCTCGCGCATTTGGCCGGATCATGAAAGATACATTCGAAGACTTCCCCAAGTCATTTCAG ATCACAGGAATGGAATGTCCCAAAGGAAAGTCTCTCCCCCTCGGTGGtgaatcttcatcatcatcaaggaGGGACTACGAGgtgttcttgagcttcagaGGGCCCGACACTCGGTTAACCATCACGGACTCTCTCTACGCGGCCATGATCCGAGCCGGGATTTGTGTCTTcaaagatgatgaagagctccGTGTTGGGGAAGAGATCGGAGGCGAGCTTTTGAGAGCAATCTCCAATTCGAAAATCTACATACCGATCTTCTCTAAAGACTATGCTTCCAGTAAATGGTGTCTCCGTGAGGTCGCATACATGGTGGAGTGTAGGAAGAGAGACGAGAAAGTGATCTTGCCCATCTTCTATGGGGTGGATGCATCCGATCTTAAGCTCAGAACTGGATCGTATGGTAAGGCCCTGCGAAAGCATAAGAGACAGTCTGGTGAAGATACAACAAAGCAGTGGGAGGAGGCCCTTAGAGAAGTCGCTAGAATTAAGGGATGGAACTTAAAAGATTACGG CCAAGATAAACTTATAGCCCTTGTTCTGGAAGAAGTTTCTGATAAGCTAATGCCTACGCAGAGAAACTGGTGTGATGGCTTGGTGGGAATTCACGATCAGATGGAAGCCATTATGAAGTTGTTAGGCCTAGGCACTTCTGATGTACGATTTGTGGTGATTCACGGTATGGGCGGTATCGGAAAAACAACTCTTGCTAAGGCTATCTTCAAACGTATCTCTTCCCAATTCCAAAGTTGCAGCTTTCTTTCAGATATCCGTGAAAACGATATTTTAAGTctgcaaaagaaattatcaagTGACATTCTCGGTATTCGACATTTTAAAGTTATTGATGCTGATGAGGGGAGGGACGTGATCAAACAAAAACTCATGATAAGAAAGTCGTCATTGTTCTTGATGACATGA
- the LOC104447424 gene encoding TMV resistance protein N-like isoform X2 has product MSKRDQLMKLAGESSWFGSGSRIIITTRNTEFLAPETDTLDDNIVPMHHRDFSFYEMKELQFHHALQLFSKHSFESDSPPHDYIKISREIVETTGGLPLALEVLGSLLYSKGKKTWKDTLKKLKEVPNQDVQKKLLISYENLEYEQQQIFLDIACHCIGEERISAYYMWKACDFFPNTGVRVLIHLSLIKLKHDRLWMHDQLRDLGREIVRRECFIVPGKRSRLWHPTVALEVVQNNLGTENIVALKLTRLADGHNFTSGEFSRLPSLRFLELDGGNFVGDFKNLLSKLTWLSWRHCPSKLHATGLCLRNLAVLKLLESNITEDWNGWGACMLPTNRRKATPVEES; this is encoded by the exons ATGAGCAAGAGAGACCAACTCATGAAGCTAGCTGGTGAGTCAAGTTGGTTTGGTTCGGGAAGCAGAATTATTATCACAACTAGAAACACCGAATTTTTGGCTCCCGAAACTGACACCCTAGATGACAATATCGTCCCTATGCATCACCGAGATTTCTCTTTCTATGAAATGAAGGAATTGCAGTTTCACCATGCTCTTCAACTATTCAGCAAGCACTCCTTTGAAAGTGACTCACCTCCACATGACTACATCAAAATTTCACGTGAAATTGTTGAAACCACTGGAGGACTACCATTGGCTCTCGAGGTTTTAGGTTCTTTACTCTATTCAAAAGGCAAGAAAACATGGAAAGAcacattgaagaaattgaaggaagTGCCCAATCAAGATGTCCAGAAAAAGTTGTTGATAAGTTATGAAAATTTAGAATACGAGcaacaacaaatttttcttgatatcgcATGTCATTGCATTGGTGAAGAAAGAATCTCCGCATATTACATGTGGAAAGCTTGTGATTTTTTCCCAAATACCGGAGTCCGTGTTCTTATTCATTTGTCTTTGATAAAACTCAAGCATGATAGATTGTGGATGCACGACCAACTcagagatcttggaagagagATTGTCAGGCGAGAATGCTTTATAGTTCCTGGAAAGCGCAGTAGATTGTGGCATCCGACGGTTGCCTTAGAAGTGGTTCAGAATAACCTG GGAACAGAAAACATTGTAGCACTCAAACTCACAAGACTTGCCGACGGGCATAATTTTACGAGTGGTGAATTTTCAAGGCTGCCTAGTTTAAGATTCCTTGAATTGGATGGGGGAAACTTTGTAGGAGACTTCAAAAATCTTCTCTCTAAGCTGACATGGCTCTCTTGGCGTCATTGCCCTTCAAAACTACATGCCACTGGTTTATGTCTAAGGAACTTGGCTGTTCTCAAGCTTTTAGAGAGCAATATTACTGAAGACTGGAATGGATGGGGAGCATGCATG CTGCCAACAAATAGGAGGAAAGCGACACCAGTGGAGGAATCTTAG